The Phoenix dactylifera cultivar Barhee BC4 unplaced genomic scaffold, palm_55x_up_171113_PBpolish2nd_filt_p 000491F, whole genome shotgun sequence genome contains a region encoding:
- the LOC120106218 gene encoding eukaryotic peptide chain release factor subunit 1-3-like, with protein MADGHETDRNIEIWKIKKLIKALETARGNGTSMISLIMPPRDQISRVAKMLGDEYGTASNIKSRVNRQSVLAAITSAQQRLKLYNKVPSNGLVLYTGTIVTEDGKEKKVTIDFEPFKPINASLYLCDNKFHTEALNELLESDDKFGFIVMDGNGTLFGTLSGNTREVLHKFSVDLPKKHGRGGQSALRFARLRMEKRHNYVRKTAELATQFYINPSTSQPNVAGLILAGSADFKTELSQSDMFDARLQAKILNVVDVSYGGENGFNQAIELSSEILSNVKFIQEKKLIGKYFEEISQDTGKYVFGVDDTLKALEMGAVEILIVWENLDINRYVLKHSTSGEIIIKHLNKDQEANQNNFRDPVTSAELEVQEKTSLLEWFANEYRRFGCSLEFVTNKSQEGSQFCRGFGGIGGILRYQLDIRALDELSDGEYYEDSD; from the coding sequence ATGGCTGATGGACATGAAACCGATAGGAATATTGAGATATGGAAGattaagaaattaattaaagcaTTGGAAACTGCAAGAGGTAATGGCACTAGCATGATCTCTCTCATCATGCCACCTCGTGATCAAATCTCTCGGGTTGCTAAAATGTTGGGCGACGAATATGGAACCGCTTCAAACATCAAAAGCAGAGTCAATCGACAATCTGTGTTGGCTGCCATTACCTCTGCTCAGCAGAGATTGAAGCTTTACAACAAGGTTCCTTCCAATGGACTAGTTCTGTATACGGGTACCATTGTTACTGAAgatgggaaagaaaagaaggtcaCCATAGATTTTGAGCCATTCAAGCCAATTAATGCATCGCTGTATCTCTGTGATAACAAGTTTCATACTGAGGCACTGAACGAGCTTCTTGAATCTGATGACAAGTTTGGTTTCATAGTAATGGATGGAAATGGAACTCTTTTTGGCACTTTAAGTGGCAATACTCGAGAAGTGCTTCACAAGTTCTCCGTGGATCTTCCAAAGAAGCATGGAAGAGGAGGGCAGTCAGCATTGCGATTTGCTCGCCTTCGTATGGAGAAGCGTCATAACTATGTCCGCAAGACGGCTGAACTGGCTACGCAATTCTATATCAATCCTTCTACCAGTCAACCAAATGTTGCTGGGTTAATTTTGGCTGGTTCTGCTGATTTTAAGACAGAGTTGAGTCAGTCCGACATGTTTGATGCTCGCCTACAGGCTAAGATTCTCAACGTGGTTGATGTCTCATATGGAGGTGAGAATGGTTTCAATCAGGCCATTGAATTGTCGTCAGAGATTCTATCGAATGTCAAGTTCATACAGGAAAAGAAGTTGATAGGAAAGTATTTTGAGGAGATAAGCCAAGACACTGGAAAATATGTCTTTGGTGTGGATGATACACTAAAAGCTCTTGAAATGGGTGCTGTTGAGATCCTAATTGTGTGGGAAAATTTGGATATCAACAGATATGTGCTAAAGCACAGCACGAGTGGGGAAATCATTATAAAGCATTTGAACAAGGATCAAGAAGCAAATCAGAACAACTTTCGAGATCCTGTAACATCTGCAGAGCTGGAAGTGCAAGAGAAGACATCTCTCTTGGAGTGGTTTGCGAATGAGTACAGGCGTTTTGGTTGCTCCCTCGAGTTTGTTACCAACAAATCTCAAGAGGGCTCCCAGTTTTGCAGGGGCTTTGGTGGCATTGGTGGGATCCTTCGCTATCAGTTAGATATTAGGGCCCTTGATGAGCTCTCTGATGGAGAATACTATGAAGATTCTGATTAG